The Candidatus Methylomirabilis tolerans genome window below encodes:
- a CDS encoding outer membrane protein assembly factor BamE, with amino-acid sequence MYRSYRRILSLGCFILLLAGCISVGAEFPTPTTATIKSGVTTRAELLQLFGSPTQVGIEDGDQTWTWVYVRAGGFGRALSKELHVKFTEQGIVRSYSYTSSLPEEVQRNAR; translated from the coding sequence ATGTACCGCTCGTACCGTCGCATCTTAAGCCTTGGGTGTTTTATCCTACTGCTTGCCGGATGTATCTCGGTTGGTGCGGAGTTCCCGACGCCCACTACGGCGACGATTAAGAGCGGGGTCACCACGCGGGCTGAGCTGCTTCAGCTCTTTGGCTCTCCGACCCAGGTTGGAATCGAGGACGGAGATCAAACTTGGACGTGGGTCTATGTGAGGGCGGGCGGATTTGGCCGAGCCCTCTCCAAAGAGCTGCATGTCAAATTTACCGAACAGGGGATCGTCAGGTCGTACTCCTATACCTCGAGTCTGCCGGAGGAGGTGCAGCGGAACGCCCGGTGA
- a CDS encoding MotA/TolQ/ExbB proton channel family protein yields MNAVSLVVQAGLVAKAVLLILLGFSLMSWTLIFMKFGLFRRAQRESARFLHTFRSAKNLTTVFEESKRFVKSPIVSVFQEGYRELSQLVKGGQGPVNQWPAAHETKTTVAEMPIYLEPLELISRTLRLASMKEVAQQERNLIFLATTGNVAPFVGLFGTVWGIMDAFASIGQAGSANLGAVAPGVAEALITTAAGLGTAIPAVIAYNYFLNRVRRQATEMEMFGLEFLTLAERILVRSR; encoded by the coding sequence ATGAATGCTGTCAGTCTCGTTGTGCAAGCAGGGCTCGTTGCTAAGGCGGTGCTACTCATCCTGCTGGGCTTTTCCTTGATGAGTTGGACGCTGATCTTTATGAAGTTCGGTCTCTTCCGGCGAGCCCAACGAGAATCGGCTCGATTCCTCCACACCTTTCGATCGGCCAAGAACCTCACGACTGTTTTTGAGGAATCGAAGCGATTTGTGAAAAGCCCAATTGTGAGTGTGTTTCAGGAGGGATACCGAGAGCTCAGTCAGTTGGTGAAAGGCGGCCAAGGCCCGGTCAACCAATGGCCGGCCGCCCATGAGACAAAAACAACCGTTGCCGAAATGCCTATTTATCTGGAGCCACTTGAGCTCATCAGTCGTACCCTCCGCCTTGCGAGCATGAAGGAGGTTGCGCAACAGGAACGCAACCTGATCTTTCTGGCGACTACAGGTAACGTGGCACCGTTCGTTGGTCTCTTCGGGACGGTGTGGGGGATTATGGACGCCTTCGCAAGTATTGGCCAGGCGGGTTCTGCGAACTTGGGTGCGGTGGCACCTGGAGTCGCAGAGGCGCTGATCACCACGGCGGCCGGACTGGGGACGGCTATTCCGGCAGTAATCGCCTACAACTATTTTTTGAATCGAGTCAGAAGACAGGCGACGGAGATGGAGATGTTCGGCTTGGAGTTTCTTACCTTGGCCGAACGGATTCTGGTGAGGAGCCGCTGA
- a CDS encoding FAD-binding oxidoreductase — MCTIIQPTTADEIVELLRSAQSNKTKVAVRGGMTAGQLLQNEEAAPDILLDLSRMNRIRSIEKGNLLARVEAGVITAAVETAAAKERLFYPPDPTSLHTSTIGGNVACAAAGLRQLKYGGTRDFVMGLEVVLPGGERIRTGANMQKSVAGYDMTRFLIGSGARLGVVTSAILRLLPKPQYREIILCAFPGASAGASTALAVIKSGMTPAAMELLDSRCLEIDHDAWASLSMMQQPADVAESLLLFELDGVEVSVVGQRAKIERLCAQQGGAVVEILSDPHMGTQALELRQRLLPRLMAAYPIWAMAKVAVAPGQLRAVWAPDTPLTKPSGQGSGYLCCFAHAGIGVLHLFVGIDPMQEPGGDGAPAQARAVLRCLREVGGALLGIYGPARRTLGEGEATPSRFTEAMTTIERSFDPKGVMLP; from the coding sequence ATGTGTACGATTATTCAGCCCACAACGGCAGACGAGATAGTGGAGCTGCTGAGATCGGCCCAGTCGAATAAAACCAAAGTTGCCGTCCGGGGTGGCATGACGGCAGGGCAGCTTCTCCAGAACGAGGAGGCGGCTCCGGACATCCTGCTTGATCTGTCACGAATGAACCGGATTCGATCGATTGAGAAAGGCAACCTTCTGGCTCGAGTAGAGGCTGGAGTCATAACGGCTGCAGTAGAGACCGCCGCAGCAAAGGAGAGGTTGTTCTATCCACCGGACCCGACCAGCCTTCACACGTCCACTATCGGGGGGAACGTTGCCTGTGCCGCCGCCGGACTACGCCAGTTGAAGTACGGTGGGACCAGGGATTTTGTGATGGGGCTCGAAGTCGTGCTGCCAGGCGGTGAGCGGATACGCACTGGCGCCAACATGCAAAAGAGCGTGGCCGGGTACGACATGACGCGCTTTCTGATCGGATCGGGCGCGCGCCTTGGGGTGGTGACCAGCGCAATCCTCAGGCTGCTGCCTAAGCCACAATACCGCGAGATTATTCTTTGCGCCTTTCCAGGCGCCTCAGCAGGGGCCTCGACTGCCTTGGCGGTCATCAAGAGCGGGATGACGCCGGCGGCAATGGAACTGTTGGACAGTCGCTGTCTCGAGATCGATCATGACGCATGGGCATCCCTCAGTATGATGCAGCAGCCTGCAGATGTTGCGGAGAGTCTGCTCCTATTCGAGCTGGACGGGGTTGAGGTGTCAGTTGTCGGGCAGCGGGCCAAAATCGAGCGACTCTGCGCGCAACAAGGGGGAGCCGTAGTCGAGATACTGAGTGATCCGCACATGGGAACCCAAGCCTTGGAACTTAGGCAGAGACTGCTCCCTCGCCTGATGGCGGCCTATCCCATCTGGGCCATGGCCAAGGTCGCTGTTGCACCGGGGCAGCTCCGAGCGGTATGGGCGCCCGATACGCCTCTGACGAAACCAAGCGGCCAAGGATCGGGGTATCTTTGCTGCTTTGCCCATGCCGGTATCGGGGTGCTGCACCTGTTCGTGGGGATCGACCCGATGCAGGAACCAGGAGGAGACGGGGCGCCGGCACAGGCTCGAGCGGTGTTGCGATGTCTGCGAGAGGTCGGTGGAGCACTGCTCGGCATCTATGGACCAGCCCGTCGTACTCTTGGGGAAGGGGAGGCGACCCCCTCTCGGTTTACGGAGGCGATGACGACGATAGAGCGATCGTTCGATCCGAAAGGCGTGATGCTGCCGTGA
- a CDS encoding CBS domain-containing protein — protein sequence MTDAIHATMPTPGIIMVDSGFAGVKCARPVWARHLMSLKKTAPVADFMRTDPLAVTLADTTLTAGSTMRDHQLTWLPVLTDHDSRHLVGCLKPHTILAYAVRHLPA from the coding sequence ATGACCGACGCGATTCACGCAACCATGCCGACACCGGGAATCATTATGGTGGACAGTGGTTTCGCCGGGGTCAAGTGCGCGCGGCCGGTGTGGGCACGCCACTTGATGTCGTTAAAGAAGACCGCGCCTGTCGCCGACTTTATGCGCACGGACCCGCTCGCCGTCACGCTCGCCGACACGACGCTCACCGCTGGCTCGACGATGCGCGATCACCAGCTCACATGGCTGCCTGTACTCACCGACCACGACAGTCGTCACCTCGTCGGCTGCCTCAAGCCGCATACGATCCTGGCGTATGCGGTCCGGCACCTGCCGGCGTAG
- a CDS encoding TonB C-terminal domain-containing protein, with protein MAADTIERRLPLPEASSSCGLSFLLHGLLVLAAVYAPQWLHGGKPFKAPVSYEVTLVSSQETGGKQKADPPLQMGQKVASATAKAAARPGDVLTLPSPPRSSMSRMAGRPFSAPTQTEAMTLPGRHRASERQPAAPPAIPPGPPRIVAPQVAVPTISQPVMTSPVGDVSKAGAGHGLSMATETGVMVGNTDPALAYYFVLIQDKITSSWTPPKMSPGTTAGVSLTLRILRSGQIRDLIVGSSSGDRLLDDTAVRAIALASPLPPLPPLFKAETLLLELRFTFVGEKS; from the coding sequence GTGGCGGCAGACACTATCGAGCGGCGCCTCCCTTTACCGGAAGCGTCGTCCTCGTGTGGTCTCTCGTTCTTGCTCCATGGACTTCTGGTACTTGCGGCGGTGTATGCCCCACAGTGGCTTCACGGTGGCAAGCCGTTTAAGGCGCCGGTTAGTTACGAAGTGACGCTCGTGTCCTCGCAGGAGACAGGCGGCAAGCAGAAGGCGGATCCTCCCCTGCAGATGGGGCAGAAGGTTGCAAGCGCAACGGCGAAGGCAGCCGCTCGGCCGGGAGATGTTCTTACACTGCCATCGCCTCCCAGGTCGAGTATGTCGAGGATGGCGGGACGGCCCTTTTCCGCCCCAACGCAGACCGAAGCAATGACCTTGCCCGGCAGACACCGGGCCTCTGAGCGCCAACCTGCCGCACCACCGGCGATACCCCCTGGTCCCCCGAGGATCGTTGCTCCGCAGGTGGCTGTTCCTACCATCTCCCAGCCTGTTATGACGTCGCCAGTCGGTGATGTCTCAAAGGCGGGAGCGGGTCATGGGCTCAGCATGGCGACAGAAACCGGAGTGATGGTGGGAAATACCGATCCGGCATTGGCCTATTACTTCGTCCTGATCCAGGATAAGATCACGAGTAGCTGGACGCCGCCGAAGATGAGCCCAGGCACGACGGCCGGCGTGAGCCTTACTCTGAGGATCCTTCGTTCGGGGCAGATTCGCGACCTGATTGTCGGGTCGTCTTCTGGAGACCGTCTACTTGACGACACGGCCGTCCGTGCCATCGCCCTTGCGAGCCCCTTACCACCGCTGCCTCCACTGTTTAAGGCCGAGACGCTTTTGCTTGAACTGCGCTTCACATTTGTGGGAGAGAAGAGCTGA
- the ybgF gene encoding tol-pal system protein YbgF yields the protein MADVEGKGIRRYSLLATVSTFAVLTVGCEGDLPLRMVQRDVDSMKSEVAVVARTGEGTRMFIEERLKKIEGRLEKSERVRATLEEKLVKIDADLKSQSARVAQERQGFLQSQASLTVKLDELTTGVRLAQGQTEEIGHGVTELNRRVDEFGRQLDQLGRRLNGFDKQVSQSVVAAQEATTSSQQTTQQVTAALQQMAQQTNAAIDQVNTTAQLALVEARKTAKGKPITGPVSPPRVETQPLSPTVAPLRTSPPAPPKPAAQTQAQGDVPSSPTAPVAKPMARTESADEVYRNALNDYAKGNYELAIKGFRSHIELYPDSSLVPNARYWLGESYYSQKNYDQAIQEFAFFVKQHPENAKVASAMLKQGFASLDMGDKIRARTVLDKLIKQFPKSQEARWAKERLSQVK from the coding sequence ATGGCCGATGTCGAAGGGAAGGGGATAAGGCGGTATTCCCTATTGGCGACTGTATCGACCTTCGCTGTGTTGACTGTAGGATGCGAGGGAGATCTGCCTCTGCGCATGGTTCAGCGGGATGTGGACTCCATGAAGAGCGAAGTGGCGGTTGTTGCCAGGACCGGTGAAGGGACCAGGATGTTCATTGAGGAGCGGCTCAAGAAGATCGAGGGTCGCCTGGAAAAGAGTGAGCGCGTACGGGCGACTCTTGAAGAGAAGCTGGTGAAGATCGATGCGGATCTCAAGAGCCAGTCGGCAAGGGTAGCCCAGGAACGGCAAGGATTCCTTCAGTCTCAGGCGTCTCTCACCGTGAAATTGGACGAGTTGACAACCGGGGTACGTCTGGCTCAGGGCCAAACCGAGGAAATCGGCCATGGCGTCACGGAACTGAATAGGCGAGTTGATGAATTCGGGCGTCAACTCGATCAACTCGGACGGCGATTGAACGGATTTGATAAGCAGGTCAGCCAGTCCGTTGTCGCCGCACAGGAGGCGACGACTTCTTCCCAGCAGACCACTCAGCAAGTAACGGCCGCCCTTCAGCAAATGGCTCAACAGACGAATGCTGCGATTGACCAAGTCAATACAACCGCACAACTTGCCTTGGTCGAAGCGAGAAAAACTGCCAAGGGGAAGCCGATCACCGGTCCCGTAAGCCCGCCTCGCGTCGAGACGCAGCCCCTATCCCCTACAGTTGCCCCGCTCAGGACGTCTCCTCCTGCTCCACCTAAGCCGGCCGCTCAGACCCAGGCGCAAGGAGATGTGCCTTCCTCGCCCACCGCTCCGGTTGCGAAACCGATGGCTAGGACGGAGAGCGCTGATGAGGTGTACAGGAATGCCCTGAACGATTATGCGAAAGGTAATTATGAATTAGCCATTAAGGGTTTTCGAAGTCATATCGAACTCTACCCTGATTCCAGCCTCGTGCCGAATGCCCGGTACTGGCTTGGCGAGTCGTATTACAGCCAAAAGAACTACGACCAGGCGATCCAGGAATTCGCATTTTTCGTCAAGCAGCATCCGGAGAATGCAAAGGTTGCGAGCGCCATGCTCAAACAGGGATTTGCGTCCCTCGATATGGGGGACAAGATCAGGGCGAGAACGGTTCTCGACAAGCTGATCAAGCAGTTTCCCAAATCGCAGGAGGCAAGGTGGGCGAAGGAGCGTCTGAGTCAGGTCAAGTGA
- a CDS encoding FAD-binding protein, translated as MASRYPAFADRSFMMLNPSFTQKIRGIVSGGKVFSEPGELSCYSYDATRMSFLPDLVVEPVSAGQVADVVRAARQERIPVVPRGAATCATGGPLPVSGGIVLSLTLMNRILEINPDSRSAVVEPGVVNGDLQAAVEPYALYFPPDPSSFRVSTIGGNIAECAGGPRCLKYGVTKDFVQGLEVVFPDGCMVDTGPHGFLRWPESALIGLMVGSEGTLGIVTKAYLKLLPMPTTTRSVVATMPTIGQVGEVVYEIFSAGLVPAKLEFMDGVAMRLVDDVYKMDLDREAAALLLIETDGDPQGVEEESAQIEAICRKVGASRVQIARSVHETGLLWRARSMLGPSVSRSADIKVNEDIVVPRGRLAEALQLIEELGQRHHLRVVSYGHAGDGNLHTSFLLDNDAEQKRQAEAAISELFRLVLRLGGSVSGEHGIGLTKVKYLAWETGESGVTAMRKVRDALNPGMSMNPYKIFMEPGADAIQRDQRLM; from the coding sequence GTGGCGAGTCGGTATCCGGCGTTTGCCGATCGATCGTTCATGATGCTCAATCCGTCCTTCACGCAAAAAATTCGTGGGATTGTGTCCGGCGGAAAGGTGTTCTCCGAGCCCGGGGAGCTTTCTTGCTATTCCTATGATGCGACGCGCATGAGCTTTCTCCCCGACCTGGTGGTGGAGCCCGTCTCCGCCGGACAGGTGGCCGATGTGGTTCGCGCTGCGCGGCAAGAGCGGATACCGGTCGTGCCTCGTGGGGCAGCGACCTGTGCGACTGGAGGACCACTTCCCGTGTCCGGCGGGATCGTGCTCTCGCTCACCCTGATGAACCGAATCCTGGAGATTAACCCGGATAGCCGCTCGGCCGTGGTTGAGCCAGGAGTGGTCAATGGGGATCTACAGGCAGCCGTAGAACCATATGCCCTCTACTTTCCACCGGATCCCAGCAGCTTCCGCGTCTCGACTATCGGCGGTAATATCGCCGAGTGCGCCGGCGGTCCACGCTGCTTAAAATATGGCGTGACTAAAGACTTCGTTCAGGGGCTCGAGGTGGTGTTTCCGGACGGCTGCATGGTTGACACCGGTCCTCACGGCTTCCTGCGATGGCCCGAGTCGGCGCTTATTGGTCTTATGGTCGGTTCTGAAGGTACTCTGGGGATCGTGACCAAGGCCTACTTAAAGCTGCTTCCGATGCCGACAACGACACGATCGGTGGTTGCCACCATGCCCACGATCGGTCAGGTGGGAGAAGTGGTTTACGAGATCTTCTCGGCCGGTCTCGTTCCGGCAAAACTTGAGTTCATGGACGGCGTCGCAATGCGGCTGGTGGATGACGTATACAAGATGGATCTCGATCGGGAGGCCGCCGCCCTCCTGCTTATCGAGACGGACGGAGACCCGCAGGGAGTCGAGGAGGAGAGCGCTCAGATCGAAGCAATCTGTCGCAAGGTGGGAGCAAGCAGAGTTCAGATTGCGCGATCCGTCCATGAGACGGGGCTACTCTGGCGGGCGCGGAGTATGCTGGGCCCCTCGGTCTCCCGTTCGGCCGACATTAAGGTCAATGAGGATATCGTCGTACCGAGAGGGAGGCTTGCGGAAGCGCTGCAGCTCATCGAAGAACTCGGACAACGACACCACCTAAGAGTGGTATCGTATGGCCATGCCGGGGACGGCAACCTGCATACCAGCTTCCTTTTAGACAATGATGCGGAACAGAAGCGACAGGCAGAGGCGGCAATATCTGAACTGTTCAGACTGGTGCTCCGGTTGGGGGGCTCGGTGAGCGGCGAGCACGGAATTGGCCTCACCAAGGTCAAATATCTGGCATGGGAGACCGGGGAGTCGGGAGTGACTGCCATGCGGAAAGTGCGTGATGCTCTCAATCCCGGAATGTCGATGAATCCGTATAAGATCTTTATGGAGCCTGGGGCGGACGCAATCCAACGGGATCAACGGTTGATGTAA
- a CDS encoding 4Fe-4S dicluster domain-containing protein, translated as MSATVTEKGPMAGIRLLDRDKLNACVQCGMCLASCPTYRELGVEMDSPRGRIYLMTLVQEGRLEPDGLFARHMSQCLGCRACETVCPTGVPFGSLVDAAKAVIEQNRRLPLMTRFVRNLAFRHLLPHQARLRLLGVLLRRMERLGLFALAKRVVSGRLREALQLLPDLSAPPFGPGDVAATASVGARRGRVALFWGCVAPVLLPNVQQATVAVLRAYGYEVVVPEGQTCCGALHLHNGLRADAQALARKNLAAFDSTGYDAIIVNAAGCGAALKTYQELLRGTAEEGCAHRFHAQVNDLTEFLAPLTAPPQSAALKETVTYQDPCHLAHGQRIRSAPRQLLKAIPGLEFKEMPDAERCCGSAGIYNLLHPELSRRLRQEKIDHATASGARVIVTANPGCQLYLQAGIREKQLDVEVRHLAELLVRVYATRPGG; from the coding sequence GTGAGCGCAACCGTCACAGAGAAAGGGCCGATGGCGGGAATCCGGCTACTGGACCGCGATAAACTTAATGCCTGCGTCCAGTGCGGGATGTGTCTTGCAAGCTGCCCGACGTATCGCGAGCTTGGGGTCGAAATGGACTCGCCGCGCGGTCGGATCTACCTGATGACATTGGTACAGGAAGGACGACTTGAGCCCGATGGCCTCTTCGCCAGGCACATGTCTCAATGCCTGGGTTGCCGCGCCTGTGAAACGGTCTGTCCGACCGGAGTCCCGTTCGGATCGTTGGTCGATGCGGCCAAGGCGGTCATCGAGCAGAACCGGAGGCTGCCTCTTATGACCAGGTTCGTGCGTAATCTGGCCTTTCGGCATCTCTTGCCGCATCAGGCTCGTCTGAGACTCCTGGGGGTGCTGCTGCGTCGGATGGAGCGCCTCGGACTGTTTGCGCTCGCCAAACGTGTCGTCTCCGGGCGGCTGCGAGAGGCGTTGCAACTCCTGCCGGACCTTTCGGCGCCGCCGTTCGGCCCGGGCGATGTGGCTGCTACTGCCTCTGTGGGCGCGCGGCGCGGTAGGGTTGCTCTGTTCTGGGGATGCGTTGCCCCCGTGCTCCTGCCGAATGTCCAGCAGGCCACTGTGGCTGTCCTGAGGGCTTACGGTTACGAGGTGGTGGTGCCGGAAGGTCAGACCTGCTGCGGCGCACTCCATCTTCACAACGGGCTGCGGGCAGACGCGCAGGCGCTGGCAAGGAAAAATCTTGCGGCCTTTGATAGTACCGGATACGATGCGATCATCGTGAATGCCGCAGGGTGCGGGGCGGCCTTGAAGACCTACCAGGAACTGCTGCGTGGCACGGCCGAGGAGGGATGTGCGCATCGATTCCATGCCCAGGTCAACGATTTGACGGAATTTCTTGCCCCTCTCACTGCTCCTCCACAGTCTGCCGCACTGAAGGAGACGGTGACCTATCAGGATCCGTGCCACCTCGCGCATGGACAGCGGATAAGAAGCGCGCCCCGACAGCTTCTGAAGGCGATCCCGGGCCTGGAGTTCAAAGAGATGCCTGACGCGGAACGCTGCTGCGGCAGCGCAGGCATCTATAATCTCTTGCACCCGGAGCTGTCGCGCCGCTTGCGGCAGGAAAAGATCGACCATGCGACAGCAAGTGGCGCCAGGGTTATTGTGACAGCGAACCCAGGGTGCCAGCTCTACCTGCAGGCAGGCATCCGTGAGAAGCAACTCGACGTCGAGGTGCGGCACTTGGCGGAACTGCTTGTCCGCGTTTACGCCACGAGGCCGGGAGGGTAG
- the pal gene encoding peptidoglycan-associated lipoprotein Pal, translating to MRWMSRAWVGSTVALVLVTLFLTGCPKRPEVVETVPKPMAPQGEVGMPAPPPTPRVAVPEEKSPIEVTAQPSEAKLTPETGAVKETQIAEAEAKPGITTISALKDVFFDYDQSAIREESKKLLAENVEWLRKNPATKVTIEGHCDERGSSEYNLALGERRARATRDYLVASGIAANRISTISFGKERPFALGHDESAWQWNRRAHFAAGAK from the coding sequence ATGAGATGGATGTCGCGAGCATGGGTCGGTTCCACCGTTGCGCTGGTTCTTGTAACGTTATTTCTGACAGGTTGTCCGAAACGGCCGGAGGTTGTAGAGACTGTTCCGAAGCCGATGGCACCACAAGGTGAGGTCGGCATGCCGGCGCCTCCTCCGACGCCAAGAGTTGCCGTTCCCGAAGAGAAGTCCCCCATTGAGGTTACGGCGCAGCCGTCAGAAGCCAAGCTGACTCCGGAGACCGGTGCGGTCAAGGAGACCCAGATCGCTGAGGCGGAGGCAAAGCCGGGAATCACCACCATATCGGCCCTTAAAGATGTCTTCTTCGACTACGATCAGTCCGCTATTCGAGAGGAATCGAAGAAGTTGTTGGCTGAGAACGTTGAATGGTTGAGGAAAAACCCTGCGACCAAGGTGACGATTGAGGGCCACTGCGACGAGCGCGGCTCCAGTGAGTACAACCTGGCGCTTGGCGAGCGGCGAGCCAGGGCAACGCGCGATTACCTGGTGGCCTCCGGAATCGCGGCGAATCGAATCAGTACGATCAGTTTTGGGAAGGAACGTCCATTTGCTCTAGGCCACGATGAATCCGCTTGGCAGTGGAATCGACGGGCGCATTTTGCCGCCGGCGCGAAATAA
- the tolB gene encoding Tol-Pal system beta propeller repeat protein TolB has translation MRLCRNMRLGRALFVFGLCVVAIPPLPVVSAEEKYTVDIVRKEAQKIAIAVVGFPPLKASPTTDDLGTRAGAILTDDLKSAGMFDVIDPSFLPIEAARVEIGQEKGLLPALNSLKVQAVVVGKLSSRGSELILEGQLFEVVKGEMLSGKRYVGDPRTLRTMVHRLADEVVFRLTGEKGIASSRIAYVSSVNGAKEIYVMDYDAYNPLLITGNHSINLSPRWSPDGKKIAYTSYRDQNPDLFVIDLETGRRQKISSSPGLNVAPAWSPDGERLAFSMSNGTGTNLFLIRPDGAGLRQLTQGPHIDISPSFAPNGRQIVFNSDRGGTPQIYLMDIEGTNVRRLTFGVGDYSVSPRWSPRGDKIAFVGRLRGSFDIFLINPDGTGLVQLTSSSRNNEEPSWSADGRHILFTSTRNGSRHLYIMAADGSNQRRLTKSGQEHYLADWSP, from the coding sequence ATGCGATTGTGCCGTAATATGAGATTGGGTCGCGCACTCTTTGTCTTCGGTCTCTGCGTCGTTGCGATACCCCCACTGCCGGTCGTCTCCGCAGAGGAGAAATATACCGTAGACATTGTTCGAAAGGAGGCGCAGAAGATTGCTATCGCGGTCGTAGGCTTCCCGCCTCTGAAGGCCAGCCCCACGACAGATGACCTTGGTACACGGGCGGGCGCCATCCTGACCGATGACCTGAAGAGTGCGGGGATGTTCGATGTGATTGATCCGTCATTCCTCCCAATCGAAGCCGCTCGGGTCGAGATTGGGCAGGAGAAGGGGTTATTGCCGGCACTGAACTCCCTGAAGGTCCAAGCCGTGGTTGTTGGAAAACTCTCATCCCGCGGTAGCGAGCTTATCTTGGAGGGTCAGCTCTTTGAGGTGGTGAAGGGTGAGATGCTTTCCGGTAAGCGATATGTCGGGGATCCTCGAACCTTACGGACGATGGTGCATCGCCTGGCTGACGAGGTTGTCTTCAGGCTAACAGGGGAAAAGGGGATCGCCTCTTCGCGGATCGCGTATGTCTCCTCGGTGAATGGCGCCAAAGAGATCTACGTGATGGACTATGACGCGTATAATCCTCTTCTTATTACCGGTAATCACTCCATCAACCTTTCTCCGCGGTGGTCTCCTGATGGTAAGAAGATTGCCTATACCTCCTATCGTGATCAGAATCCGGACCTGTTCGTCATCGATCTGGAGACCGGACGACGCCAGAAGATCTCCTCCAGTCCTGGACTCAACGTTGCCCCGGCGTGGTCTCCTGATGGGGAGCGGCTCGCCTTCTCGATGAGCAATGGGACGGGCACAAACCTCTTTCTTATCCGGCCGGATGGGGCCGGCCTTCGTCAACTGACGCAGGGACCACATATCGACATTTCTCCGTCCTTTGCTCCTAATGGGCGGCAGATCGTGTTTAATTCGGACCGGGGCGGCACACCTCAGATCTACCTGATGGATATCGAAGGAACTAATGTCCGACGTCTGACCTTCGGGGTCGGAGACTATAGCGTATCGCCACGATGGTCCCCGCGTGGAGACAAAATCGCCTTTGTGGGCAGACTACGCGGGAGCTTCGACATCTTCCTGATCAATCCCGACGGTACGGGACTGGTCCAGTTGACGTCGAGTTCGCGCAATAACGAAGAGCCATCGTGGTCGGCTGACGGTCGGCATATTCTTTTCACCTCAACGCGGAATGGCTCTCGACATCTATACATTATGGCGGCCGATGGATCGAATCAACGCCGATTGACCAAGAGCGGACAAGAACATTACCTCGCCGACTGGTCGCCATAG
- a CDS encoding biopolymer transporter ExbD — MVSPGTGSGERPGGSALSEINVTPFVDVVLVLLVIFLITAPMMLGGIDVKVPKSEAKNVGPEERLMLTVTKEKVVYLDNQIITLARLEGVLAGLRQRNTKAAVFLRADEGVAYGAVVKVMDAVKKAGIERVGMVTEPIPPVTKGR, encoded by the coding sequence ATGGTTTCACCGGGTACAGGTTCAGGTGAGCGACCGGGGGGTAGTGCGCTCTCTGAGATCAACGTCACGCCGTTTGTCGACGTTGTCTTAGTTCTCCTCGTCATCTTTCTCATTACGGCGCCGATGATGCTCGGGGGGATTGATGTCAAGGTGCCGAAGAGCGAGGCCAAGAATGTCGGACCAGAGGAGCGGCTGATGCTGACGGTTACCAAGGAAAAGGTTGTCTATCTGGATAATCAGATCATCACTCTTGCCCGGCTGGAGGGAGTCCTTGCCGGGCTTCGACAGCGCAATACAAAGGCTGCCGTATTCCTTCGAGCGGATGAAGGAGTAGCCTACGGCGCGGTCGTGAAGGTGATGGATGCGGTCAAGAAGGCCGGGATTGAACGGGTGGGGATGGTGACCGAGCCGATTCCTCCTGTGACGAAGGGACGATAG
- a CDS encoding DUF2127 domain-containing protein, with protein MRDPIVSKDRGLRFIIALKALGGVLFLLFGLGVFALIDKDISDLAEGAADSLGIDPENHYLAQLLGWLTGISPKQIVTIGLVTVLYSALLLTMAWGLHLGRIWADWLTIGATGLFIPVELYKVVWSLRFTYGVALAVNVFIVWYLIRRRIRSSSF; from the coding sequence ATGCGGGATCCGATCGTCTCAAAAGATAGGGGCCTGCGGTTTATCATTGCCCTCAAGGCCCTGGGTGGGGTCCTCTTTCTACTGTTCGGTCTGGGTGTCTTTGCCCTGATCGATAAAGATATCTCCGACTTGGCAGAGGGAGCGGCCGATTCGCTGGGTATCGATCCGGAGAACCATTATCTCGCGCAGCTACTTGGATGGCTTACCGGAATCTCTCCGAAACAGATCGTGACGATAGGGTTGGTGACTGTTCTGTATTCAGCCCTTCTGCTGACCATGGCCTGGGGACTTCACCTGGGACGGATATGGGCCGACTGGCTGACGATCGGCGCGACGGGGCTCTTCATTCCCGTTGAGCTGTACAAAGTTGTCTGGTCGCTTCGCTTTACTTACGGGGTTGCGCTCGCAGTTAATGTTTTTATCGTCTGGTATCTGATTCGACGTCGTATCCGATCGTCATCGTTTTGA